Genomic window (candidate division KSB1 bacterium):
GATGCACCAAGTCTCTGAGGAGCTGAAGGCTACGCGTGACCTCCGGACGCGTGAGATCGACTGTCTCGGCCGCGTCCAGGGTGGCACCCTGTCCCGCCATCCCCTCGTAGAGGCTGCAGACAAGACCCTCATAGTTGTCAGCGGGGAAGATGTACAGCGGGTTGTGCATGCCTGCCTCATCGCAGCGACGCTGGAGGGCGATGAGCTCCTCCCAGGTGATGGAGGAGCGCAGCGAGTCGACAATAGCCGCGGCGCCGGGAACCTGCTCTAAGAGGTCCTGGCGGTAGTACATGAGCCCAACGTCGGTGTAGAGGGGGATGGCCACCAGCTGGCCGTCCCAATAGCAGGACCGAAGGGCGTGGTCAAGAATGGCGGCGCGGTCCTCGGCGCTGAAGAAATCCTCTAGCGGCTTGCACCAACGGGCAAAACGCGGCACCCAGATGATGTCCACCGTGAAGATGTCGATGCGGCCGCTCTTGCTGCGCATCGTGCGCGCCAAGAGCTCCTTCCGCTCATTGGTGCTGAACTTGGTGAAGGGAAGGTCGATGGGTACCACTGCGATCCTCCCCTGGTACTCGGCATTGAAGCGGTCGATGATGAGCTGGTGGGCGCGGGAGATGTTGTCGGCATAGTAGAGCGTGACAGGGCCCCCTTGCAACGCGCGGTGGTCCGAGGTGGGCAGGAAGACAAAGGCCGCAAGGACGATGGCCGCCAGTCCCAAGGAGAGCACGAGGTAACCAGAGGTGCGCAAAAGCTTACCACCTGCTGCGCGCAAATCGCTCAAGGATACAGCCATGTGCTTGCTTCTCCGGCCATCTGGGACCACTCGCACCGCAGAGGCTCCTCAGACAGCGTGGCAGAGACAGCCCAGGTGCGCACTCGAAATATACAAAGCTCTCCCCTGGGAGTCAAGGCAATTTGTCGCTTGTGCTGGAGAGGTCAAGAATCTCCCTCTACTGTCGTAGCACATTGTAGCCCTGGGCAAGCTGACAAGCAAGGCCGTGCGGGCGCTCACGGAAGGCACTCAAGGTTGCCAATGTTACCCAACGAACGCCGAAGCTCCGCGAGGTTGGCCCGCCAGGTCGCCCTGCCCGCGTGACTCTTTCCAGGCCCCCAGAACCCTCCGGAGGCTGCCTGCCCCAAAGTCGTGGCTTACGAGCCCCGAGCGGGCACAGCAAGCGGCAGCACTACCGGCCCGCGACGCGAGAGGGCAGGCCAGGGGCCACGCGCGAAGTCGAGTGAAGCAGAAGCGGAATTAGAGTGGAGTTAAAGTGGGGTTAAAGTGGAGCAAAGGTCGGACAGCTCCTCGTGCAAAAAATGACCGTGGCTTGCCGGAATGGCCTCGACCGCATCGCGTATCGCCATGGGGAACGCCGCTGTAGAGGCCGTCCAGCCCGGGCCAAGGAGTGTGAGTGCACCCGGACGTTGCGGTCTACTGCACCATAATGTCGGCGATTGAGCAGCTTGGCATTATCGAATCGCCAAGTGAGCGGCATGGGTGCGCAGCGACCAGCACGGCACCGGTGGGGTGGGAGCCGCCTTCAACACCGGCGTCCCCCGGGAACTCCTTGACCCTGGACCCCGTGCAAGGGTCACGCGAGTGGATGCGTCGCTTGCCAGCCGCCAGGCCCGCGTAGTACAGCTGTAGTTCGATCCTGCGATGTGCAGGGGGCTGGTAGCTGCAGTAAACGGTAGTGCCAGGGCGGGAGACAACAGGGCCGGCGGAATGGGCTGGCACTTGGGCTTTCTGTCGGCATGCGGTTGCGCCGCCGAGGGGAGCAAGATCGGCTCCAGCCGCGTTCGGGCGGCAACTCAGGTCCGCCTACAAATAGGCTGGCGTAGCACCGTCTTCAACTTCTCTGGCGCAGTCCTTCGAGGATCGCTCAGGTATATCTCGTGATGCCTTCCGTTTAGTTCGTAACCGTTTCCTCTGATAAAACTATGTAGCCTGGCTATTGTTGCCTCTTCTGTAGCATAAGGCCCAGCATGCATAATTTGAGCCGATAGCCCTTCCTGATAGGCTTCGAATCGAACTCTCTCCAGAGCAGGAAGACCTTTCTTCTTCCTGACTTCGTCCAGAGCTTCCGCAACCATCTCAGCCACAACGAATTCTGGTTGCATGATCATCGCGGTCCACTTCCAGATTGCCTTATTGCTCATACTGAACTGGCTTGGGTCATCCGTCCACCACCCAGGTGGTCAGTCCGCCGAACAACGATACGGCTTACGCGCCTAGCCTCTTCTGCACCGCCTCGCTACTGAGTTCCTTTTTCATATCTGAAGCTATCCAGCGAGCTGCCCTCGTATCCATTTGCCCAATGTCCTCTGCCACCTCCAACGCTGCTCTGTTCAGTTTCCTGTTCCTCTTCCCAATATTGCGTAGCGCCCAACTTACCGCCTTCCTGACATAGTTGCGCTCGTCTGTCGCTCCTCGCTTTATCACCGGAAACAGCTCGCCAAGTCTCTGGTCTTCCGCCTCTTTGTCATACCAGGCCAGACAGGCGATCAGTGCATACGCAGCCCGCTTCACATACTCCTCTTCTCGCTCTGACCACTCAATGATCTTCTTCCAGGCCAATGGACTCCTCCTGAATAGGTTCATACACACTTGGTCGCATACATCCCATGAGTTGAAACCCGCTACCCACTCATCCATCTGCTGCTCGGTCAACTCCTCAGGTCGGTCAACCAGACAAGCCACGATCCTTGCCTCAGGTATCCCTATCTCCCACAATCGTAGCGCAAGGTCATGGTCTTTGCCAGTCTCTTTCGCTATCCTGCGCATATCTGGGACAGATACTCCCAGTCGGCGCTCAGCGGTCATCCCATACCTGGCCATACCTTGCACCTTATCGGGCATTGCTTGGGAGTCCAGTTTCTTGAGTACTTCCTCCACAGAAGCCATGTCTTGCCTGCAAGCCGTTCTTATTTGGGCCGCCGAGCATGAGCCCCTCGCCCGCTATGCTTCGCAGTCCAAGAAACTTTGAGCAGACCAAAAACGACCGATTTCGCGCCGCTCGATCACCGCCGAAAGCGGATCGTACGATCGCAGGGTTGGGCGAGCATCGTTTTTGCGACGATGCGGCCTTCCTCCTTCATGTGACCAGTACCGGACTGCCTATTCCGACTTGTGTAATTGATGTAGCACCTCGTGAGCGATTTTCCTTGACTTCGGGCTTGCTTTCTCGTTGGTAATGTATACGCTTTTGTAGAAATCGGAGACCTCTTCTATCTCGATGAGATTCACGCTTTGCCACTCCATCGCGAATACTGTAATCATTCCCAGACTTTTCCCCAATAGGCTGGCGTCTAGAAGTGTTAGAAACTCCTTTGTAAAAGCGTCTTGCTGATCAACTAGGTTGCCGGAAGAATGCAAGTCTTTGTCCATACAAAAACAATAGAGCAGCCGGTTGATGCGGTCTGATGCTAACGATCTGACAGCCTTGAGTAATTGGCTCGCCCATCTCCCCACACTGTCGCCGTGGTCAAATTCGAGCGCGATCACTTGGCTTGGAGTTATTATTATGCCATCGGGCAATGTCCAAAGTCGTTTGCCCCGTCGCCGGCATTCTGTGATAGAGAACCCGAACTGCCAAACTATCGAGCTATCCTGTTTTTCAAGGTGCAAACTTGTCCCGTCAGCGAAAAGGTCTCTTGCGCGACTGATCAATCGCAGCTTGTACTGAACTGCTTGGTCCCAGAGTTCCAGCGCGTGGTTCGGTTTCACTCTCCGAGTAGTTCGTATTAGCTCGCTAGCAAATG
Coding sequences:
- a CDS encoding extracellular solute-binding protein; the protein is MAVSLSDLRAAGGKLLRTSGYLVLSLGLAAIVLAAFVFLPTSDHRALQGGPVTLYYADNISRAHQLIIDRFNAEYQGRIAVVPIDLPFTKFSTNERKELLARTMRSKSGRIDIFTVDIIWVPRFARWCKPLEDFFSAEDRAAILDHALRSCYWDGQLVAIPLYTDVGLMYYRQDLLEQVPGAAAIVDSLRSSITWEELIALQRRCDEAGMHNPLYIFPADNYEGLVCSLYEGMAGQGATLDAAETVDLTRPEVTRSLQLLRDLVHRYHLAPFEVTKFDEYEGYLYALEHDALFIRGWPGFVKHYRNAVKDTSKFQYLRLAALPHFAGQRRAFVYGGWNFMIPRYSSKTEAAVTFAKYCLREENQKLLFTEGGYIPINKAVYADTAFMRQHEELAFYLDLLSMGVHRPYLVDYTKISDIIAYYAHLAIRNELPVQEALRLATSHINSRQVLIK
- a CDS encoding DNA alkylation repair protein — encoded protein: MASVEEVLKKLDSQAMPDKVQGMARYGMTAERRLGVSVPDMRRIAKETGKDHDLALRLWEIGIPEARIVACLVDRPEELTEQQMDEWVAGFNSWDVCDQVCMNLFRRSPLAWKKIIEWSEREEEYVKRAAYALIACLAWYDKEAEDQRLGELFPVIKRGATDERNYVRKAVSWALRNIGKRNRKLNRAALEVAEDIGQMDTRAARWIASDMKKELSSEAVQKRLGA